From Deltaproteobacteria bacterium, a single genomic window includes:
- the nifS gene encoding cysteine desulfurase NifS, giving the protein MREVYVDNNATTRVAPEVLEEMLPYFCDLYGNPSSVHRFGGKVGEKVREARERVADLLQAHPDEIVFTSCGTESDNAAIRGTLASYPEKRHIVTTKVEHPAVLNLCRYLEGKGYEVTYLSVDNKGMVDLDELREAITDDTALVSIMYANNETGVIFPIEEVGEIVKQRGIVFHCDAVQAVGKISTDMRSSTIDLLSLSGHKLHAPKGIGALYMRRGVGFVPYFIGGHQEGGRRGGTENVPSIVGLGKACVLAKETMAEEQQRIEALRDRLEKRILERVPGVLINGHRARRLPNTTNMSFEAVEGEAVLLMLSEEGIAASSGSACSSGEPEPSHVLMSMGVPYAAIHGTVRFSLGRYNTEEEIDYILEKLPPIIQRLREISPDWSEGKRAAG; this is encoded by the coding sequence ATGAGGGAGGTATATGTCGACAACAATGCCACCACCCGCGTGGCGCCCGAGGTCTTGGAGGAGATGCTCCCTTATTTTTGTGACCTCTACGGGAATCCCTCCAGTGTCCACCGCTTTGGCGGTAAGGTAGGAGAAAAGGTAAGGGAAGCCCGAGAGCGGGTGGCCGACCTTTTGCAGGCCCATCCCGACGAGATCGTCTTCACAAGCTGTGGCACCGAGAGCGACAATGCGGCCATCAGGGGTACTCTTGCTTCCTATCCCGAAAAAAGGCACATCGTGACCACCAAAGTAGAGCACCCCGCCGTGTTAAACCTCTGCAGATATTTGGAGGGGAAGGGGTATGAGGTGACCTATTTGTCTGTAGATAACAAGGGGATGGTCGATCTGGATGAGCTCAGGGAGGCTATCACCGATGATACAGCTCTCGTGAGCATTATGTACGCCAACAATGAGACCGGGGTTATCTTCCCCATCGAGGAAGTAGGGGAGATCGTCAAGCAGAGGGGGATAGTGTTTCACTGCGATGCAGTGCAGGCCGTGGGGAAGATCTCCACTGACATGCGATCCAGCACCATCGACTTGCTCTCCCTCTCCGGACACAAGCTCCATGCCCCCAAAGGGATTGGGGCCCTATACATGAGAAGGGGGGTTGGGTTTGTCCCCTATTTCATTGGCGGACACCAAGAAGGGGGGCGCAGGGGAGGAACGGAAAACGTCCCCTCCATCGTCGGTTTGGGAAAGGCCTGTGTGCTAGCCAAGGAGACGATGGCCGAAGAGCAGCAGAGGATAGAGGCCCTACGGGATCGGTTGGAGAAAAGGATTTTGGAGAGGGTACCCGGCGTCTTAATCAACGGGCATCGAGCGAGAAGGCTTCCCAACACCACCAATATGAGCTTTGAGGCGGTGGAAGGGGAGGCCGTCTTGTTGATGTTGAGTGAGGAGGGGATCGCTGCCTCTTCGGGTTCTGCCTGTAGCTCAGGAGAGCCAGAGCCCTCCCATGTCCTCATGAGCATGGGCGTCCCCTATGCGGCCATTCACGGTACCGTCCGCTTCTCCCTCGGCAGGTATAATACCGAGGAGGAAATAGATTATATTTTGGAAAAACTTCCCCCCATCATCCAAAGGCTACGAGAGATTTCCCCCGATTGGTCCGAGGGGAAAAGGGCTGCAGGTTAG
- a CDS encoding 30S ribosomal protein S1 has protein sequence MEEKREINDEQPNAVQGDNDLREFYEKTFREIEEGEIIRGRVIEVGKDFVTIDVGYKSEGQISVSEFYTRERTLEVKEGDVVDVYLERREDEEGMIILSKEKADKMKVWDEVSRACQRGDGVIEGVVVSRVKGGLTVDVGVPAFLPGSQIDLHPVRDFDKLIGKSFKFKVLKFNRRRGNIVLSRRALLEEERETLRKETLSKLYVGAVVEGTAKSLTDYGVFIDLGGIDGLLHITDISWGRVGHPSERFSIGDRIKVQVINFDENTGRVSLGLKQLTPDPWSLVEDKYPVGSRVRGRAVSITDYGVFVELEEGMEGLVHVSEMSWTKKIRHPSKYVNIGDIIEAVVLNLDTERRRISLGMRQVEPNPWDIIEDKYPVGTKIVGQVKTVTDFGIFIGMDEGIDGLVHVSEMSWTKKIKNPADIYKRGQEVEAIVLKIDKENERFSLGVKQLRPDPWEMAPQKYRVGQVVTGKITGLTEFGAFVELEEELEGLIHVSELGTGSEKVERPSDVLKVGDTVTAIILSIDHKERKIGLSIKGLMRKRKKEEMKRYMGGEEEITLKLGEVIQEKLQKNRSHQGNEDKEE, from the coding sequence ATGGAGGAAAAAAGGGAGATAAACGATGAACAACCAAATGCAGTGCAGGGGGATAATGACCTGCGTGAGTTCTACGAAAAGACCTTCCGGGAGATAGAGGAAGGGGAGATCATCAGGGGAAGGGTGATCGAGGTGGGGAAGGACTTTGTGACCATCGATGTGGGTTATAAATCGGAGGGGCAGATATCAGTGTCTGAGTTTTACACCCGGGAGCGCACACTAGAGGTGAAAGAGGGGGATGTGGTTGACGTCTATCTGGAGCGAAGGGAAGATGAAGAGGGGATGATCATCCTCTCCAAAGAGAAGGCTGACAAGATGAAGGTCTGGGATGAGGTCAGCCGGGCATGTCAGAGAGGGGATGGGGTGATTGAGGGAGTCGTGGTCTCACGGGTAAAGGGTGGTTTGACGGTGGACGTGGGGGTCCCCGCCTTTTTACCGGGTTCCCAGATCGATCTTCATCCGGTGCGGGATTTTGATAAGCTCATCGGCAAGAGCTTCAAGTTTAAGGTACTAAAGTTTAATCGCCGGCGAGGGAATATCGTGCTGTCCCGCCGGGCCCTTCTGGAGGAGGAGAGGGAGACCCTGAGGAAGGAGACCCTGAGCAAATTATACGTGGGGGCGGTGGTGGAGGGGACTGCCAAGAGCCTCACGGACTACGGGGTCTTTATCGACCTGGGGGGGATAGATGGATTGTTGCACATTACCGATATCTCATGGGGGAGGGTGGGTCACCCCTCCGAACGCTTTTCCATTGGAGATCGGATCAAAGTGCAGGTAATCAACTTCGATGAGAATACTGGGAGGGTATCCTTGGGCCTGAAACAGCTTACCCCCGATCCGTGGAGCTTGGTGGAGGACAAATACCCTGTAGGTTCCAGGGTGAGGGGAAGGGCGGTAAGCATCACAGACTATGGGGTCTTTGTGGAACTGGAGGAAGGGATGGAGGGCTTGGTGCATGTTTCAGAGATGTCGTGGACCAAGAAGATCAGGCACCCCTCCAAGTACGTAAATATCGGCGACATCATAGAGGCGGTAGTATTAAACCTAGATACGGAGAGAAGGCGTATCTCCCTTGGGATGAGACAGGTCGAGCCCAACCCCTGGGATATCATTGAGGATAAGTACCCCGTGGGTACCAAGATCGTAGGACAGGTCAAGACGGTGACTGATTTCGGAATCTTCATCGGGATGGATGAGGGGATCGATGGCTTGGTGCATGTTTCAGAGATGTCATGGACCAAGAAGATCAAAAACCCTGCCGATATTTATAAAAGAGGGCAAGAGGTAGAGGCCATCGTCCTGAAGATAGATAAGGAGAACGAGAGGTTTTCTTTGGGGGTAAAGCAGCTTCGGCCAGATCCATGGGAGATGGCCCCGCAAAAATATAGGGTGGGGCAGGTGGTCACCGGGAAAATCACCGGCCTCACCGAATTTGGGGCCTTTGTAGAGTTAGAGGAAGAGTTAGAGGGTTTGATCCATGTATCTGAGCTCGGCACAGGCTCGGAAAAGGTGGAACGCCCCTCTGATGTCCTGAAGGTCGGGGACACTGTCACCGCTATCATCCTGAGTATCGATCATAAAGAGAGAAAGATAGGCCTGAGCATCAAGGGGCTGATGCGTAAAAGAAAGAAGGAAGAGATGAAGAGGTATATGGGGGGTGAGGAAGAGATCACCCTCAAGCTAGGGGAGGTAATCCAGGAGAAATTGCAAAAGAACCGCTCCCACCAGGGGAACGAGGATAAGGAGGAATGA
- a CDS encoding 4-hydroxy-3-methylbut-2-enyl diphosphate reductase, which translates to MQVVVADSAGFCFGVKRAIKMAFAAARRSPNPIYSLGPLIHNPQVVGKLEEVGVRVMEDLDTVQDGTVIFRSHGVTLEETNLARERRLKIVDATCPFVKKAQKYASSLSTGGYLVVIVGDKGHPEVRGILSYIKGEGLVTESAQGLRTLSGVKKLGVIAQTTQSYKNFQEVVSQALLVAREVRAFNTICDATHIRQQESVKLAQEVDCMIVIGGYNSANTTRLANLCRQVQPNTHHVETEGELGLSWFKEVQRVGITAGASTPSWLIDRVKGDVAKIAP; encoded by the coding sequence ATGCAGGTGGTGGTGGCTGATAGCGCAGGCTTTTGTTTTGGGGTAAAGAGGGCCATCAAGATGGCCTTTGCTGCAGCCCGGAGGTCTCCTAACCCGATCTATTCCCTGGGTCCCCTGATACACAACCCCCAGGTGGTGGGGAAATTGGAGGAGGTGGGGGTAAGGGTCATGGAGGATCTGGATACGGTGCAGGATGGCACGGTGATCTTTCGCTCTCACGGGGTCACCCTGGAGGAGACGAATTTGGCCCGAGAACGAAGGCTGAAGATAGTGGATGCCACCTGCCCCTTTGTCAAGAAGGCCCAGAAGTATGCCTCCTCCCTCAGCACAGGGGGGTATCTGGTGGTGATCGTAGGGGATAAGGGTCATCCAGAGGTCCGGGGCATCCTCAGTTACATAAAGGGGGAGGGATTGGTCACCGAGTCCGCCCAGGGGCTGAGGACGCTGTCAGGGGTGAAGAAGTTGGGGGTGATAGCCCAGACCACGCAGTCCTACAAGAACTTTCAGGAGGTGGTGTCCCAGGCCCTACTGGTGGCCCGGGAGGTCAGGGCCTTTAACACCATCTGTGACGCCACCCATATCCGCCAGCAGGAATCAGTGAAGCTGGCCCAAGAGGTGGACTGTATGATAGTCATTGGTGGTTATAACAGCGCCAATACCACCCGGCTGGCGAACCTCTGTCGGCAGGTACAGCCCAATACCCATCATGTAGAGACTGAGGGGGAGCTTGGCCTCTCCTGGTTTAAGGAGGTGCAAAGGGTGGGGATTACCGCTGGCGCCTCTACCCCCAGTTGGTTGATCGATAGGGTAAAGGGGGACGTGGCGAAGATCGCCCCGTAA